One genomic region from Mangifera indica cultivar Alphonso chromosome 17, CATAS_Mindica_2.1, whole genome shotgun sequence encodes:
- the LOC123200575 gene encoding putative cysteine-rich receptor-like protein kinase 35 isoform X3 → MGWRTRLFNLFFNDKRIIFQKDFYQILHRNSQAVWLPWPRPCWCEAKQSHQHDKFRNPFRQISEPRNSGTSELLLVITSHHLPAQDSVIYPIESLKRNLNWIHVSAYDYYVPTRDNFTGFHAALYSSSGWFNTNNSINEWLSIGIEAHKLVLGLPYHGYAWTLLSPTDNAIGAPASGPSITIDGSIGYKFLKSFIQDYGYGATAVYNHTYVVNIFAAGTNWINFDGVEAITAKVSYAKEKGLLGYNVFQLSNDDKWELSSAAQKESTKDWQDKRRLLIIILVTTATLMLLLGTVICCLKKIVLKTTVSGIMSTMKSSISKLKIIVTDDNKLGEGGYGPVYKGRLLKGQEIAVKRLAESSHQGLEEFKNEVELTARLQHVNLVPVLGICTQKEEKMLIYEYMPNKSLDFYIFDSNKQYLLNWQKRVRIIEGITQGLLYLQEYSNITIVHRDLKASNILLDSEMNPKISDFGMARAFRRHECEANTDHIVGTYGYVPPEYVRKGIYSIKYDVYSYGVLLLQIISGKKTSCYYGSNENLNLLEYFQGYGLWREGESMKFFDSSLDDSSSSLKLKRCMQVALLCVQEIPADRPTMLRVYNMLKNESADIPSPKKPAFSVRRDEHEYSNCIFKEKIFSVNDTTITQPEPR, encoded by the exons ATGGGGTGGAGGACAAGACTCTTCAATCTTTTCTTCAATGATAAACGAATCATCTTCCAGAAAGACTTTTATCAAATCCTCCATAGAAACAGCCAGGCTGTATGGCTTCCATGGCCTAGACCTTGCTGGTGTGAAGCCAAACAGAGCCATCAACATGACAAATTTAGGAACCCTTTTCGACAAATTTCAGAGCCAAGAAACTCAGGTACTTCAGAGCTTTTACTAGTAATCACCAGCCATCACTTACCTGCTCAAGACTCGGTCATTTACCCCATAGAATCATTGAAAAGGAATCTCAATTGGATACATGTTTCAGCATATGACTATTATGTGCCTACAAGGGATAATTTTACAGGGTTTCATGCTGCTTTATATAGTTCTTCAGGTTGGTTCAATACCAATAATAGTATAAATGAATGGCTGAGCATTGGAATTGAAGCTCATAAACTTGTTCTGGGTTTGCCTTACCATGGCTACGCGTGGACACTTCTTAGTCCAACCGATAATGCTATTGGTGCACCGGCTTCTGGTCCCAGTATCACAATAGATGGTTCTATAGGTTACAAGTTCCTCAAATCGTTCATTCAAGATTATGGTTATGGAGCTACTGCAGTGTATAATCATACTTATGTTGTGAACATCTTCGCTGCTGGAACAAATTGGATCAATTTTGATGGTGTGGAGGCTATAACAGCTAAAGTTTCTTATGCAAAAGAGAAAGGGCTGCTTGGTTACAATGTGTTCCAGCTCTCTAATGACGACAAATGGGAGCTTTCTTCAGCTG CTCAAAAGGAAAGTACTAAAGACTGGCAGGACAAGCGGCGTTTGCTGATAATAATTCTTGTTACAACAGCTACCCTTATGCTGCTTCTTGGTACTGTAATTTGCTGCTTGAAAAAAATAGTACTCAAAACAACAG TTTCAGGGATTATGAGTACTATGAAGAGTTCAATATCTAAACTGAAAATCATAGTAACAG ACGATAATAAGCTTGGCGAGGGTGGATATGGACCTGTCTACAAG GGGAGGTTACTGAAGGGACAAGAAATAGCAGTGAAGAGGCTTGCAGAATCTTCTCATCAAGGACTTGAAGAGTTCAAGAATGAAGTTGAGCTTACAGCTAGGCTTCAACATGTAAATCTAGTACCAGTATTGGGAATTTGCAcccaaaaggaagaaaagatgctgatttatgaatatatgCCTAACAAAAGCTTGGATTTCTACATCTTTG ATTCTAACAAGCAGTATCTTTTAAATTGGCAAAAACGTGTTCGGATCATTGAAGGTATTACTCAAGGGCTTTTATATCTGCAAGAATACTCAAACATTACAATAGTTCATAGAGACCTAAAGGCTAGCAACATTTTGTTGGATAGTGAAATGAATCCCAAAATATCAGATTTTGGCATGGCTAGAGCTTTCAGAAGACATGAATGCGAAGCTAACACAGACCACATAGTTGGAACATA TGGCTATGTTCCTCCTGAATATGTAAGAAAAGGTATTTACTCCATAAAGTATGATGTTTATAGCTATGGGGTTCTTCTTCTGCAGATCATAAGTGGCAAGAAGACCTCATGCTATTATGGCAGCAATGAAAATTTAAACCTTTTGGAATAT TTTCAGGGGTATGGATTGTGGAGAGAAGGTGAAAGCATGAAGTTTTTTGATTCATCACtggatgattcttcttcttcattgaaACTAAAGAGATGCATGCAAGTAGCTTTATTGTGTGTTCAGGAAATTCCTGCAGATAGACCAACCATGCTCAGAGTTTATAACATGCTAAAAAATGAAAGTGCAGATATCCCTTCCCCAAAGAAGCCTGCTTTTTCAGTTAGAAGAGATGAACATGAATATAGTAATTGCATCTTCAAGGAGAAAATATTTTCAGTCAATGACACAACAATTACTCAACCGGAACCACGATGA
- the LOC123200575 gene encoding receptor-like serine/threonine-protein kinase SD1-7 isoform X1: MGWRTRLFNLFFNDKRIIFQKDFYQILHRNSQAVWLPWPRPCWCEAKQSHQHDKFRNPFRQISEPRNSGTSELLLVITSHHLPAQDSVIYPIESLKRNLNWIHVSAYDYYVPTRDNFTGFHAALYSSSGWFNTNNSINEWLSIGIEAHKLVLGLPYHGYAWTLLSPTDNAIGAPASGPSITIDGSIGYKFLKSFIQDYGYGATAVYNHTYVVNIFAAGTNWINFDGVEAITAKVSYAKEKGLLGYNVFQLSNDDKWELSSAAQKESTKDWQDKRRLLIIILVTTATLMLLLGTVICCLKKIVLKTTVSGIMSTMKSSISKLKIIVTGIEILNSDANKLQVFTFLTIKAATNNFSNDNKLGEGGYGPVYKGRLLKGQEIAVKRLAESSHQGLEEFKNEVELTARLQHVNLVPVLGICTQKEEKMLIYEYMPNKSLDFYIFDSNKQYLLNWQKRVRIIEGITQGLLYLQEYSNITIVHRDLKASNILLDSEMNPKISDFGMARAFRRHECEANTDHIVGTYGYVPPEYVRKGIYSIKYDVYSYGVLLLQIISGKKTSCYYGSNENLNLLEYFQGYGLWREGESMKFFDSSLDDSSSSLKLKRCMQVALLCVQEIPADRPTMLRVYNMLKNESADIPSPKKPAFSVRRDEHEYSNCIFKEKIFSVNDTTITQPEPR, translated from the exons ATGGGGTGGAGGACAAGACTCTTCAATCTTTTCTTCAATGATAAACGAATCATCTTCCAGAAAGACTTTTATCAAATCCTCCATAGAAACAGCCAGGCTGTATGGCTTCCATGGCCTAGACCTTGCTGGTGTGAAGCCAAACAGAGCCATCAACATGACAAATTTAGGAACCCTTTTCGACAAATTTCAGAGCCAAGAAACTCAGGTACTTCAGAGCTTTTACTAGTAATCACCAGCCATCACTTACCTGCTCAAGACTCGGTCATTTACCCCATAGAATCATTGAAAAGGAATCTCAATTGGATACATGTTTCAGCATATGACTATTATGTGCCTACAAGGGATAATTTTACAGGGTTTCATGCTGCTTTATATAGTTCTTCAGGTTGGTTCAATACCAATAATAGTATAAATGAATGGCTGAGCATTGGAATTGAAGCTCATAAACTTGTTCTGGGTTTGCCTTACCATGGCTACGCGTGGACACTTCTTAGTCCAACCGATAATGCTATTGGTGCACCGGCTTCTGGTCCCAGTATCACAATAGATGGTTCTATAGGTTACAAGTTCCTCAAATCGTTCATTCAAGATTATGGTTATGGAGCTACTGCAGTGTATAATCATACTTATGTTGTGAACATCTTCGCTGCTGGAACAAATTGGATCAATTTTGATGGTGTGGAGGCTATAACAGCTAAAGTTTCTTATGCAAAAGAGAAAGGGCTGCTTGGTTACAATGTGTTCCAGCTCTCTAATGACGACAAATGGGAGCTTTCTTCAGCTG CTCAAAAGGAAAGTACTAAAGACTGGCAGGACAAGCGGCGTTTGCTGATAATAATTCTTGTTACAACAGCTACCCTTATGCTGCTTCTTGGTACTGTAATTTGCTGCTTGAAAAAAATAGTACTCAAAACAACAG TTTCAGGGATTATGAGTACTATGAAGAGTTCAATATCTAAACTGAAAATCATAGTAACAGGTATTGAAATCCTTAACAGTGATGCAAACAAGCTGCAAGTATTCACTTTTCTAACAATTAAAGCAGCTACGAATAACTTTTCAAACGATAATAAGCTTGGCGAGGGTGGATATGGACCTGTCTACAAG GGGAGGTTACTGAAGGGACAAGAAATAGCAGTGAAGAGGCTTGCAGAATCTTCTCATCAAGGACTTGAAGAGTTCAAGAATGAAGTTGAGCTTACAGCTAGGCTTCAACATGTAAATCTAGTACCAGTATTGGGAATTTGCAcccaaaaggaagaaaagatgctgatttatgaatatatgCCTAACAAAAGCTTGGATTTCTACATCTTTG ATTCTAACAAGCAGTATCTTTTAAATTGGCAAAAACGTGTTCGGATCATTGAAGGTATTACTCAAGGGCTTTTATATCTGCAAGAATACTCAAACATTACAATAGTTCATAGAGACCTAAAGGCTAGCAACATTTTGTTGGATAGTGAAATGAATCCCAAAATATCAGATTTTGGCATGGCTAGAGCTTTCAGAAGACATGAATGCGAAGCTAACACAGACCACATAGTTGGAACATA TGGCTATGTTCCTCCTGAATATGTAAGAAAAGGTATTTACTCCATAAAGTATGATGTTTATAGCTATGGGGTTCTTCTTCTGCAGATCATAAGTGGCAAGAAGACCTCATGCTATTATGGCAGCAATGAAAATTTAAACCTTTTGGAATAT TTTCAGGGGTATGGATTGTGGAGAGAAGGTGAAAGCATGAAGTTTTTTGATTCATCACtggatgattcttcttcttcattgaaACTAAAGAGATGCATGCAAGTAGCTTTATTGTGTGTTCAGGAAATTCCTGCAGATAGACCAACCATGCTCAGAGTTTATAACATGCTAAAAAATGAAAGTGCAGATATCCCTTCCCCAAAGAAGCCTGCTTTTTCAGTTAGAAGAGATGAACATGAATATAGTAATTGCATCTTCAAGGAGAAAATATTTTCAGTCAATGACACAACAATTACTCAACCGGAACCACGATGA
- the LOC123200575 gene encoding receptor-like serine/threonine-protein kinase SD1-7 isoform X2, with protein MGWRTRLFNLFFNDKRIIFQKDFYQILHRNSQAVWLPWPRPCWCEAKQSHQHDKFRNPFRQISEPRNSGTSELLLVITSHHLPAQDSVIYPIESLKRNLNWIHVSAYDYYVPTRDNFTGFHAALYSSSGWFNTNNSINEWLSIGIEAHKLVLGLPYHGYAWTLLSPTDNAIGAPASGPSITIDGSIGYKFLKSFIQDYGYGATAVYNHTYVVNIFAAGTNWINFDGVEAITAKVSYAKEKGLLGYNVFQLSNDDKWELSSAAQKESTKDWQDKRRLLIIILVTTATLMLLLGTVICCLKKIVLKTTGIMSTMKSSISKLKIIVTGIEILNSDANKLQVFTFLTIKAATNNFSNDNKLGEGGYGPVYKGRLLKGQEIAVKRLAESSHQGLEEFKNEVELTARLQHVNLVPVLGICTQKEEKMLIYEYMPNKSLDFYIFDSNKQYLLNWQKRVRIIEGITQGLLYLQEYSNITIVHRDLKASNILLDSEMNPKISDFGMARAFRRHECEANTDHIVGTYGYVPPEYVRKGIYSIKYDVYSYGVLLLQIISGKKTSCYYGSNENLNLLEYFQGYGLWREGESMKFFDSSLDDSSSSLKLKRCMQVALLCVQEIPADRPTMLRVYNMLKNESADIPSPKKPAFSVRRDEHEYSNCIFKEKIFSVNDTTITQPEPR; from the exons ATGGGGTGGAGGACAAGACTCTTCAATCTTTTCTTCAATGATAAACGAATCATCTTCCAGAAAGACTTTTATCAAATCCTCCATAGAAACAGCCAGGCTGTATGGCTTCCATGGCCTAGACCTTGCTGGTGTGAAGCCAAACAGAGCCATCAACATGACAAATTTAGGAACCCTTTTCGACAAATTTCAGAGCCAAGAAACTCAGGTACTTCAGAGCTTTTACTAGTAATCACCAGCCATCACTTACCTGCTCAAGACTCGGTCATTTACCCCATAGAATCATTGAAAAGGAATCTCAATTGGATACATGTTTCAGCATATGACTATTATGTGCCTACAAGGGATAATTTTACAGGGTTTCATGCTGCTTTATATAGTTCTTCAGGTTGGTTCAATACCAATAATAGTATAAATGAATGGCTGAGCATTGGAATTGAAGCTCATAAACTTGTTCTGGGTTTGCCTTACCATGGCTACGCGTGGACACTTCTTAGTCCAACCGATAATGCTATTGGTGCACCGGCTTCTGGTCCCAGTATCACAATAGATGGTTCTATAGGTTACAAGTTCCTCAAATCGTTCATTCAAGATTATGGTTATGGAGCTACTGCAGTGTATAATCATACTTATGTTGTGAACATCTTCGCTGCTGGAACAAATTGGATCAATTTTGATGGTGTGGAGGCTATAACAGCTAAAGTTTCTTATGCAAAAGAGAAAGGGCTGCTTGGTTACAATGTGTTCCAGCTCTCTAATGACGACAAATGGGAGCTTTCTTCAGCTG CTCAAAAGGAAAGTACTAAAGACTGGCAGGACAAGCGGCGTTTGCTGATAATAATTCTTGTTACAACAGCTACCCTTATGCTGCTTCTTGGTACTGTAATTTGCTGCTTGAAAAAAATAGTACTCAAAACAACAG GGATTATGAGTACTATGAAGAGTTCAATATCTAAACTGAAAATCATAGTAACAGGTATTGAAATCCTTAACAGTGATGCAAACAAGCTGCAAGTATTCACTTTTCTAACAATTAAAGCAGCTACGAATAACTTTTCAAACGATAATAAGCTTGGCGAGGGTGGATATGGACCTGTCTACAAG GGGAGGTTACTGAAGGGACAAGAAATAGCAGTGAAGAGGCTTGCAGAATCTTCTCATCAAGGACTTGAAGAGTTCAAGAATGAAGTTGAGCTTACAGCTAGGCTTCAACATGTAAATCTAGTACCAGTATTGGGAATTTGCAcccaaaaggaagaaaagatgctgatttatgaatatatgCCTAACAAAAGCTTGGATTTCTACATCTTTG ATTCTAACAAGCAGTATCTTTTAAATTGGCAAAAACGTGTTCGGATCATTGAAGGTATTACTCAAGGGCTTTTATATCTGCAAGAATACTCAAACATTACAATAGTTCATAGAGACCTAAAGGCTAGCAACATTTTGTTGGATAGTGAAATGAATCCCAAAATATCAGATTTTGGCATGGCTAGAGCTTTCAGAAGACATGAATGCGAAGCTAACACAGACCACATAGTTGGAACATA TGGCTATGTTCCTCCTGAATATGTAAGAAAAGGTATTTACTCCATAAAGTATGATGTTTATAGCTATGGGGTTCTTCTTCTGCAGATCATAAGTGGCAAGAAGACCTCATGCTATTATGGCAGCAATGAAAATTTAAACCTTTTGGAATAT TTTCAGGGGTATGGATTGTGGAGAGAAGGTGAAAGCATGAAGTTTTTTGATTCATCACtggatgattcttcttcttcattgaaACTAAAGAGATGCATGCAAGTAGCTTTATTGTGTGTTCAGGAAATTCCTGCAGATAGACCAACCATGCTCAGAGTTTATAACATGCTAAAAAATGAAAGTGCAGATATCCCTTCCCCAAAGAAGCCTGCTTTTTCAGTTAGAAGAGATGAACATGAATATAGTAATTGCATCTTCAAGGAGAAAATATTTTCAGTCAATGACACAACAATTACTCAACCGGAACCACGATGA
- the LOC123200291 gene encoding proline-rich extensin-like protein EPR1, protein MGSLKIMPIFWNIVLIACAVFPLSTGFPSRSLTDYSAGPGTSAPKSPPVSWSPAASPVPSWHIPSTPSKSPSSSPWSQLYPPAPSPAITRPEPSTPEASPSSWSQRPSEISPISFPPSLPPLPYPELPSPSPMPSSVTPYPCVETAAPMQSSMPPSMPYPEPPSLSPMPYLEPPYPSVETPLPVPASMPPVMPYPEPPSSMPPYPSSETPPPVPASVPPVMPYPEPPSSMPPYPSVETPPPVPASMPPTMPHPEPPYPSVETPSPVPAYMPPTMPYPEPPSSMPPYPSVETPPPVPASMPPVMPYPEPPSSMPPYPSVETPPPVPTSMPPVMPYPEPPSSMPPYPSVETPPPVPASMPPVMQYPEPPSSMPPYPSVGTPPPVPASMPPVMPYPEPPSSMPPYPSVGTPPPVPASMPPVMPYPEPPSSMPPYPSVETPPPVPTSMPPVMPYPEPPSSMPPYPSGETPPPVPASMPPTMPYPEPPSSMPPYPSGETPPPVPASMPPVMPYPEPPSSMPPYPSVETPPPVPTSMPPVMPYPEPPSSMPPYPSVGTPPPVPASMPPTMPYPEPPSKSPIPSPVLPPDNGIKGGYWPVWMAREVPPSAIPMIYFTHLFYAFASINSSTYELSITNRESHWMKNFTATLHAQTPPLKAFLSIGGDGVSADTFSKMANKSENRAIFIQSTVQLARKYGFDGLDLSWVYPATTEDMSNLALLVKEWREYAENESKESAKPRLLLSAAVYFSPDFFLSDVPRSYPSVSIRDNLDFVNTLNFDYHGSWNTSATAEHALLYDNNSRICTSYGMDAWPVAGVLPEKIVMGLPMYGRTWKLKNPEEHGIGAPAVGIGPGKNGVMPYKDILEFSHGNGVSTVYDNATVSQYTYEGTDWIGYDGDSSIYEKIAYAKRMTLLGYFFWVLGYDSSSWSLSQSASDVWDYL, encoded by the exons ATGGGTAGCCTGAAAATTATGCCAATCTTCTGGAACATAGTCCTGATTGCTTGTGCAGTCTTTCCATTGTCTACAGGATTTCCTTCCAGGAGTCTTACCGATTACTCAGCAGGGCCTGGAACATCAGCTCCAAAATCTCCACCAGTTTCATGGTCTCCTGCAGCTTCACCGGTTCCTTCTTGGCATATACCATCCACACCTTCAAAATCTCCATCTTCATCTCCATGGTCTCAACTTTATCCTCCAGCTCCTTCTCCGGCTATTACAAGGCCTGAACCATCCACTCCTGAAGCTTCTCCGTCTTCATGGTCTCAGCGACCATCAGAAATCAGTCCTATTTCTTTTCCTCCTTCCTTGCCTCCATTGCCATATCCTGAGCTCCCATCTCCATCACCAATGCCATCTTCTGTGACTCCGTATCCATGCGTTGAAACTGCAGCTCCAATGCAATCTTCCATGCCTCCATCAATGCCTTATCCTGAGCCTCCATCTTTATCTCCAATGCCATATCTTGAGCCCCCATATCCATCTGTTGAAACTCCACTGCCAGTGCCAGCTTCTATGCCTCCAGTAATGCCATATCCTGAGCCTCCATCTTCAATGCCTCCTTATCCATCTAGTGAAACTCCACCGCCAGTGCCAGCTTCTGTGCCTCCAGTTATGCCATATCCTGAGCCTCCATCTTCAATGCCTCCTTATCCATCTGTCGAAACCCCACCGCCAGTGCCAGCCTCTATGCCTCCAACAATGCCACATCCTGAGCCCCCATATCCATCTGTTGAAACTCCGTCGCCGGTGCCAGCTTATATGCCTCCAACAATGCCATATCCTGAGCCTCCGTCTTCTATGCCTCCTTACCCATCTGTTGAAACTCCACCGCCAGTGCCAGCTTCTATGCCTCCAGTTATGCCATATCCTGAGCCTCCATCTTCAATGCCTCCTTATCCATCTGTCGAAACCCCACCACCAGTGCCAACCTCTATGCCTCCAGTAATGCCATATCCTGAGCCTCCATCTTCAATGCCTCCTTATCCATCTGTCGAAACTCCACCGCCAGTGCCAGCTTCTATGCCTCCAGTTATGCAATATCCTGAGCCTCCATCTTCAATGCCTCCTTATCCATCGGTTGGAACTCCACCGCCAGTGCCAGCTTCTATGCCTCCAGTTATGCCATATCCTGAGCCTCCATCTTCAATGCCTCCTTATCCATCTGTCGGAACTCCACCGCCAGTGCCAGCTTCTATGCCTCCAGTTATGCCATATCCTGAGCCTCCATCTTCAATGCCTCCTTATCCATCTGTCGAAACCCCACCACCAGTGCCAACATCTATGCCTCCAGTAATGCCATATCCTGAGCCTCCATCTTCAATGCCTCCTTATCCATCTGGTGAAACTCCACCACCAGTGCCAGCTTCTATGCCTCCAACAATGCCATATCCTGAACCTCCGTCTTCAATGCCTCCTTATCCATCTGGTGAAACTCCACCACCAGTGCCAGCTTCTATGCCTCCAGTTATGCCATATCCTGAGCCTCCATCTTCAATGCCTCCTTATCCATCTGTCGAAACCCCACCGCCAGTGCCAACCTCCATGCCTCCAGTAATGCCATATCCTGAGCCTCCATCTTCAATGCCTCCTTATCCATCTGTTGGAACTCCACCGCCAGTGCCAGCTTCTATGCCTCCAACAATGCCATATCCTGAACCTCCATCCAAATCACCAATACCATCTCCAGTATTGCCTCCCGACAATGGCATCAAAGGTGGATACTGGCCCGTCTGGATGGCTCGAGAGGTCCCTCCTTCGGCAATTCCGATGATatatttcacacatttattctaTGCTTTCGCTTCTATAAACTCCTCAACTTATGAGCTCTCCATCACTAACCGTGAGAGTCATTGGATGAAGAACTTCACAGCCACTCTCCACGCTCAAACCCCACCACTAAAAGCTTTCCTATCTATTGGAGGAGATGGAGTAAGCGCTGATACTTTCTCCAAAATGGCCAATAAAAGCGAAAACCGTGCAATCTTCATCCAATCCACTGTTCAATTAGCAAGAAAATATGGCTTTGATGGCCTAGACCTCAGCTGGGTATACCCAGCCACAACAGAAGACATGTCAAACCTTGCACTTCTGGTCAAAGAATGGCGAGAATACGCTGAAAATGAGTCGAAAGAATCCGCAAAACCTCGCCTTCTCCTCTCCGCTGCAGTTTACTTTTCTCCGGATTTCTTTTTATCAGATGTTCCTAGGAGCTACCCTTCAGTTTCCATTAGAGACAATCTTGATTTTGTCAACACTTTGAACTTCGACTACCATGGAAGCTGGAACACTTCTGCCACGGCGGAACATGCTTTGTTATATGACAATAATAGCAGGATTTGCACAAGTTATGGAATGGATGCCTGGCCTGTGGCAGGAGTACTTCCTGAAAAGATTGTGATGGGGCTGCCAATGTATGGCAGAACCTGGAAACTgaaaaatcctgaagaacatgGAATTGGAGCACCAGCAGTGGGAATTGGCCCTGGAAAGAATGGAGTTATGCCATACAAGGACATTTTGGAGTTCAGTCACGGCAATGGTGTCTCTACGGTGTATGACAATGCCACAGTTTCTCAATATACTTATGAAGGAACAGATTGGATTGGTTATGATGGAGATAGTTCAATATACGAGAAGATTGCCTATGCCAAGAGAATGACGCTTCTTGGGTACTTTTTTTGGGTACTTGGGTATGACAGCAGCAGTTGGTCACTCTCGCAGTCAG CATCAGACGTATGGGATTACCTGTGA
- the LOC123200965 gene encoding 60S ribosomal protein L39-1, which produces MPSHKTFIIKKKLAKKMRQNRPIPHWIRLRTDNTIRYNAKRRHWRRTKLGF; this is translated from the exons ATG CCGTCACACAAGACTTTCATCATCAAGAAGAAGCTGGCGAAGAAGATGAGACAGAACAGGCCCATCCCCCACTGGATCCGTCTGCGCACAGACAATACTATCAG GTATAATGCGAAGCGTAGGCACTGGCGCCGTACCAAGCTAGGGTTCTAA